A window from Balaenoptera musculus isolate JJ_BM4_2016_0621 chromosome 8, mBalMus1.pri.v3, whole genome shotgun sequence encodes these proteins:
- the DCUN1D5 gene encoding DCN1-like protein 5 isoform X3: protein MCDCTEKLQNKFDFLRSQLNDISSFKNIYRYAFDFARDKDQRSLDIDTAKSMLALLLGRTWPLFSVFYQYLEQSKYRVMNKDQWYNVLEFSRTVHADLSNYDEDGAWPVLLDEFVEWQKVRQTS from the exons GTGTGACTGCACAGAAAAGTTACAGAACAAATTTGACTTTTTGCGCTCACAGTTGAAtgatatttcttcatttaagaaTATCTACAGATATGCCTTTGATTTTGCAAGG gATAAAGATCAGAGAAGCCTTGATATTGATACAGCTAAGTCTATGTTAGCTCTTCTCCTTGGGAGGACATGGCCactgttttcagtattttaccAGTACCTGGag CAATCAAAGTATCGCGTTATGAACAAAGATCAGTGGTACAATGTATTAGAATTCAGCAGAACAGTCCATGCCGATCTTAGTAACTATGATGAAGATGGTGCTT GGCCTGTTCTTCTTGATGAATTTGTCGAGTGGCAGAAAGTTCGTCAAACGTCATAG